A DNA window from Helianthus annuus cultivar XRQ/B chromosome 15, HanXRQr2.0-SUNRISE, whole genome shotgun sequence contains the following coding sequences:
- the LOC110910251 gene encoding apoptosis-enhancing nuclease, with protein MEDLDPKTLIITTRHKCAACFQQFKKKEHLVAHMKKSHHSVHQPKCGVCQKHCKSFESLREHISGPLAKAQCSSIFSQYGCQLCMKVFESPISLGEHKDQCILTAPDCLGTINIPYIEYEALQDVNYIDKDLKAVAVDCQMVGCGSDGSLDQLARVCLVDEEENIIFHTYVEPQISVTDHRYELTGLTEEHLIDAMPLRKVQEKISQILYNGESIGKARLDGGKAKLLVGHNLEHDLDCLLMSYPDKLLRDTATYRPLMKTNLVSHSLKYLTKTYLGYDIRLGTHDTFQDCVSVMRLYKRMRSQEHQDYKTATSCTKQNLIFDNGTSKDLENMSPDELFQISTPNYQCWCLDSRPRDPP; from the exons ATGGAGGATTTGGATccgaaaaccctaatcatcactACAAG GCACAAATGTGCGGCTTGTTTTCAGCAATTTAAGAAAAAAGAACACCTTGTTGCTCACATGAAGAAATCCCATCACTCTGTGCATCAGCCGAAATGCGGCGTTTGTCAAAAGCATTGCAAATCATTTGAATCATTAAGGGAACATATATCTG GTCCATTAGCTAAGGCTCAGTGTTCAAGTATATTCTCTCAATACGGTTGCCAACTTTGTATGAAGGTTTTCGAGAGCCCAATTTCTCTTGGTGAACATAAAGATCAATGCATCTTAACAGCCCCTGATTGCCTT GGAACAATAAATATTCCCTACATAGAGTATGAAGCGTTACAAGATGTAAACTATATTGATAAAGATCTTAAAGCGGTTGCCGTCGATTGCCAAATGGTTGGGTGTGGTAGTGATGGATCACTTGACCAATTGGCTCGTGTTTGTCTTGTTGACGAagaagaaaatataatatttcacACTTATGTGGAACCTCAAATATCTGTCACCGATCATAG ATACGAACTAACCGGCTTAACCGAAGAACATCTAATAGATGCCATGCCACTAAGGAAAGTACAAGAAAAGATATCTCAAATTTTATATAACGGAGAATCAATCGGAAAAGCAAGGTTGGATGGTGGAAAAGCTAAACTTCTTGTGGGTCATAATTTAGAGCATGATTTGGATTGCTTGTTAATGAGTTATCCTGACAAATTATTAag GGATACTGCAACGTATCGTCCGCTAATGAAAACTAATTTGGTCAGTCACTCTCTCAAGTACCTCACTAAAACATATTTAGG GTACGATATAAGGTTAGGGACACACGACACTTTTCAAGATTGTGTATCGGTAATGAGACTATACAAGCGTATGCGTTCTCAAGAACATCAAGATTACAAAACTGCAACATCATGCACCAAACAAAACCTTATTTTCGACAACGGAACATCTAAGGATCTTGAGAATATGTCCCCAGATGAACTCTttcagatttcgacaccaaattATCAGTGCTGGTGTTTGGATTCTCGACCACGCGATCCACCATGA
- the LOC110910253 gene encoding sm-like protein LSM2: MLFFSYFKDLVGREVTVELKNDLAIQGTLHSVDQYLNIKLENTRVVDQEKYPHMLSVRNCFIRGSVVRYVQLPPDGVDIDLLHDATRREARGG; encoded by the exons atg TTGTTCTTCTCGTACTTCAAGGATTTAGTGGGCCGAGAAGTCACAGTGGAACTGAAGAACGATCTGGCCATACAAGGAACTCTTCATTCGGTCGATCAGTACCTTAATATTAAGCTCGAGAACACCAGAGTTGTTGATCAAGAAAAGTATCCTCACATG CTGTCAGTGAGGAACTGCTTCATCAGAGGATCGGTAGTGAGATACGTGCAGTTACCACCAGACGGGGTTGATATCGACCTGCTCCATGATGCAACCAGAAGAGAAGCTCGAGGCGGTTAG
- the LOC110913180 gene encoding caffeic acid 3-O-methyltransferase-like yields the protein MVLATVINLKVLEAIAEAGPDAKLTAHEIVSRLLISNQDALDMVDRMLRLLASHSIVTCTERVHESRPVRVYGLTPVAKYFIPDDDGVSLGAVLELAQDKVLIDSRYVHSIKR from the coding sequence ATGGTGCTAGCGACTGTAATCAATCTCAAGGTCCTAGAGGCTATAGCTGAGGCAGGGCCGGATGCCAAACTCACGGCTCATGAGATTGTGTCTCGTTTATTGATCTCTAACCAAGATGCCCTAGACATGGTTGACCGAATGCTTCGTTTGCTTGCGAGCCATTCAATAGTCACTTGCACCGAAAGGGTACATGAATCAAGGCCGGTTCGAGTGTATGGACTCACACCCGTTGCCAAATACTTCATCCCGGATGACGACGGAGTGTCCTTAGGTGCGGTGTTGGAGCTTGCACAAGACAAGGTTTTAATCGACTCTCGGTATGTTCATTCTATAAAGAGATAA